GAAAGGTGAAGTGTCTATTAACGGCACCAAAGCGACCGCCGCCGATGGTCTGGCTATCTGGGATGAGCAGGCGATTTCGGTCCATGCCGAGAGCAATGCTGAAATCCTGCTGTTCGATCTGCCACCGGTATGATCCTGATTAAATAAATTTCAGAACCTTTCCCCAATGGGGGAAGGTTCTGCTGCGTCCATGATAAACTGAGGAAATGTTTCCCCTTTATCAGCCTCCGGACGATGAAAAAGAAAAGACCCGTACTTCAGGATGTTGCCGATCGCGTCGGCGTGACCAAAATGACGGTCAGTCGTTTTTTGCGCAATCCGGAACAGGTTTCCGAGGCGCTGCGCGGCAAAATTGCTATCGCTCTTGATGAACTGGGTTACATCCCCAACCGCGCTCCGGACATTTTGTCCAACTCGACCAGCCGCGCGATTGGTGTCCTTCTTCCTTCACTGACCAACCAGGTTTTCGCGGAAGTGCTGAAAGGCATTGAAAGCGTGACCGATGCCTACGGTTACCAGGCCATGCTCGCCCACTACGGCTACAAGCCGGAAATGGAAGAGGAGCGTCTGGAATCAATGCTCTCCTGGAACATCGACGGGCTGATCCTTTCTGAGCGCAACCACACTGCGCGCACCCGCAAAATGATTGAAGTCTCCGGCATTCCGGTGGTTGAACTGATGGACAGTCAGTCGCCGTGCATCGATATCGCTGTCGGTTTTGACAACTTCGAAGCCGCCCGCCAGATGACCGCCACCATCATTTCACGCGGGCACCGCCACATCGCCTACCTTGGCGCCCGCCTCGACGAACGTACCCTCATCAAACAGCAGGGCTACGAGCAAGCGATGCGCGAAGCGGGCCTCACGCCTTACAGCGTGATGGTTGAGCAGTCGTCATCGTACTCCTCCGGGATTGAGCTGATGCGCCAGGCGCGTCGCGAATATCCGCAGCTCGACGGTATTTTCTGTACCAACGATGACCTTGCGGTCGGCGCGGCGTTTGAATGTCAGCGCCTGGGTTTAAAAATCCCCGACGACATGGCGATTGCCGGTTTCCACGGCCACGATATCGGCCAGGTGATGGAACCGCGGCTGGCGAGCGTGCTGACCCCGCGCGAACGCATGGGCCGCATCGGCGCTGAGCGCCTGCTGGCCCGTGTTCGTGGTGAAATTGTGACGCCTAAGATGTTAGATTTAGGTTTCACATTGTCACCAGGCGGATCAATTTAAACTGACAAGTTTGAAGTAGATCACACAACGCAGTTTATCGTCCGGATGGTTATTGCTTATCCACAAGCCCGGCAGGACAATGTTACCGATAACAGTTACCCGTA
This DNA window, taken from Scandinavium goeteborgense, encodes the following:
- the gntR gene encoding gluconate operon transcriptional repressor GntR — its product is MKKKRPVLQDVADRVGVTKMTVSRFLRNPEQVSEALRGKIAIALDELGYIPNRAPDILSNSTSRAIGVLLPSLTNQVFAEVLKGIESVTDAYGYQAMLAHYGYKPEMEEERLESMLSWNIDGLILSERNHTARTRKMIEVSGIPVVELMDSQSPCIDIAVGFDNFEAARQMTATIISRGHRHIAYLGARLDERTLIKQQGYEQAMREAGLTPYSVMVEQSSSYSSGIELMRQARREYPQLDGIFCTNDDLAVGAAFECQRLGLKIPDDMAIAGFHGHDIGQVMEPRLASVLTPRERMGRIGAERLLARVRGEIVTPKMLDLGFTLSPGGSI